GCCACGGCCTGGCCTGCGGCGTGGTGGCCCGGCTTATGGCTGCGCGCCGCAGGGACATTGAGGAGGAGCCGCTTTTCGTGGCCGGCCTTTTGCACGACATGGGCCGCATGCCCTACGCTGCCCAACAGCCCGGGCTCACGGCCGCAGCCCTGTTCGAGGCCCAGTCCAGAGGCGTCCCATCCTTTGTCGTGGAGTCGGAGATATGGGGATTCGACCATGCCGCCCTCGGCGGGGCCATGCTGTCCGCCTGGAAATTCCCCGAGCAACTGATCCGGGCCGTGGCCCACCACCACCAGCCCACGGCGGCCAACCCCGGCCTGGAGGCCTCTTTGGTGCATGTGGCCGACATCATCGCCCACGCCATGGACCACGGCGGCGGCCAGGGATTCCCGGTTCCGCCCCTCGTGGCGGAGGCCTTCACGGCCACGGGGATTTCCCCGGACGACCTGTCCTCCATCGTCATCCAGGCCCAAAGCCAGCTTGACGACATCACCCGCATTTTCATCGAGGAACCATGACACACGACACGACACGCCCCGATCCGGACGACGCAGAGCTTTTGGCCAGGCGTCTGTCGCATCTTGAAGCGGTCTACAACTCCACCCTCGACGCCCTTTCCAAGGCGGCGGCCCTGGGCGATTTTCACATCGGGCTGACCACCGTGGACTCCCCCGTCCCCATCCTTGAGGAAACCGAGCGCAAGGCCCGGGGGCTCGTGCGCCTGACGGCGGTCGCCTTCCATCTGGTGGACGAAGCCACGGGGCAGTTCTACCCGGCCCTGCAATCCCCCCCGCAGGCGGCCGACACCATGGCCGCCCTCATGGACACGCTGGTGGAGGATCGTTCCATCGCCTGGTGCCTAAGCCGCAAAAAGCCGGTCATCAAGGCCACCGGCGGCCACCGCCTGATCCTGCATCCCATGGCCACCACGGCCCGCATACGGGGGTTTTTCCTGGGGATGCTCGACCAGGAGCCCAGTTCCATCCCCGAAACCACCCTGGCGTTTTTGTCCATCGTCATGCAGTACGCCGCCGGCGCCCTGGAGAGCTTCGAGCTCTACCGCCTGATCCGGGCCACCAACCGCACCCTGGAGCACAAGGTGGAGGAACTCACGGCCGCCCGGGCCAGCCTGGAGGCCGAGGTGGCCGAACGCAAGGAGGTGGAACGCAAGCTGGCGCGATCCCGGGACTTCCACCTGACCCTTTTCGAGAGATTCCCGGTCATGATCTGGCGCTGCAGCGCACTCGGCGAGCACGACTATTTCAACAAAACCTGGCTCACCTTCTTCGGACGCCCCCTTGAGGAGGAACTGGGACGGGGATTTCTCCGCTCCATCCACCCCGAAGACCTCAAACAGGCCGAGGCCGTCTTTACCGCAGCCTGTACCGACAGGTCGGCCTTCGAGCGGGAATTCCGGATCAAAACCGCCGCCGGGGAATATCGGTGGATCTCGGACCACGGACGGCCGTTTTACGACCTTGACGGCGAATTCGGGGGTTACATCGGGGCCGCCAGCGACATCACCGACCGCAAGCGCATGGAGACGGAACTGCGCTACCAGGCCTTGCACGATCCCCTGACCAACCTGCCCAACCGCAGCCTGCTCATGGACCGCATCAGCCGGGCCCAGGAACGCGCCCAACGCCACCCCGAATCCCGGTTCGCCCTGGTGTTCATCGACCTGGACCGGTTCAAGGTCATAAACGACAGCCTGGGGCATCTGGTGGGGGACAAGCTTTTGGCCTCCTGCGGGGCCCGGCTGGGTGAGGCCGTGCGCGGTCTGGACACCCTGGCCCGGTTCGGCGGCGACGAATTCATCGTGCTTTTGGAGGAGATCGCTTCCCTGGGCGAGGCCATCAAGATCGTCAAGCGCATCCGGGACCGGCTCAAGTTCCCCTTCGTCATCGAGGACAAGGAACTGTGGGTCACGGCCAGCTTCGGCATCGTACTCGGCGGGCCGCGCCCCATGCGGGCCGAGGAGCTTCTGCGCAACGCCAACATCGCCATGTACGACGCCAAAAAACTCGGACGCAACCGGTTCAAGGTCTTCTCGGACAAGATGCTGGCCGCGGCCATGTCCTGGATGAACCTGGAAAACGAACTGCGCACGGGGCTTGTGAACGAGGAGTTCCATCTGCTGTATCAGCCCATCGTGGACGCCGTCGATTACCGGCTGCTGGGATTCGAGGCGCTTTTGCGCTGGCGGCATCCGTCCCGGGGGGTGCTCGGCCCCTCGGAATTCATCCACATCGCCGAGGAGAGCGGCCAGATCGTGGAGATCGGGCATCAGGCCCTGCGCCTGGCCTGCCAGACCATGGCCGCCTGGAGGGAGCAGCTCGCCCCGGCCAGGGATCTGACCATGTCCGTCAACCTGTCCTGCAAGCAGTTCCGGCAGTCGGACATGGCCGAACGAATCCTGGAGGCGCTCACGGAGTCCGGCCTGCCGCCCTCCCGGCTCAAGCTCGAAATCACCGAATCGGCCATCATGGAAAACGCCAAAAACGCCCTGACCGTCTTAAACAAGCTCAAGGCCTCCGGCATCCTCATCGCCATCGACGATTTCGGCACCGGCTATTCGTCGTTGTCCTATCTCCAGACCTTTCCCGTGGACGTGCTGAAGATCGACCGCATGTTCATCTCCGGAATCGGCCGCAACAAGGAGGCCAGCGACATCGTGCAGTCCGTGGTGGCCCTGGCCAAGAGCCTGGGGCTGCATGTGGTGGCCGAAGGCGTGGAGGAGGAGGGCCAGGCGGAGGCCCTCAAGGTTCTGCGCTGCGACAGCATCCAGGGGTTCTATTTCTTTCCGCCCCTGCCCGAGGCCGAGGCGTTGGCCCTGATGCGCCGCCTGGACGGCGACGCCAGGGGGTTCGCCCGGCTCATCCCTTCCGGATGATCCGCCGCACCCGGCCCGAAAAAGACACCTCGTAGGCGATGTCCCGCCAGACCATGGTCCGGGTGAGCAGGGTGCGCCCCATGCACCAGCCGATCATGGGGAACACCATGGCGAATCCGGCCAGAAAGGCCCCCCGGGGGAGGGGACGCGGGGACAGGCTCCGGAAAAAAAGCCCCACCCCGGCCAGCCCGGCCAGAAAAACGGCCGAGGCAAGGGTCAGCCCCACGGGGAAAAACCCCACCAGGCCCGCCAGCAGGATCACTCCGGCCGCCACCGGAACCAGGGACAGGGCCAGGGCTGCGGGAATGGCGGCAAGCCATGTGCCGGGCATGCAGAATTTCAGATAGAGCAGTTGCCGGGTCAGCCAGTCGCTCCACCGGGACAGGCTCATGGCGGCCAGGGGCGTGGCAAGGACCGCCGCCCCGGCCACAGGATGGCAGACCACGCCCTTTTTGCGCAGCATGGCGGCCATGGAGCAGTCGTCCACAATGCTCTCGGCCCACAGCCCGGCCACGCCGAAGCGCTCGAAGGCCTGCCGGGTCAGGGCCATGGCCCCGCCCCAGGGCTGGGTCACGGCCCGGATGGATTGCAGCATGTGCAGCGCCAGACAGGTGGCGAACATGCCCACCACCCCGGGGGCGTCGGACAAGGGTTCGACGCGGTGGAAGCCGCTGGCCAGGGCCGTCTCGCCCCGGACCAGCGGCGCAGCCAGGGTGGCGGCGAAATCCGGCCGGGCCAGATGGGTGCTGTCGCCAAACAGGTAAATGTCGGGCCGCTGCCCCAGGCCTTGCAAAAAGGCCACCCCGGCCAGCAGGTTGTGATTTTTCTGGCCGCACCGCGTGGCCAGCCCGGCCGCGACCCGGAACACCCGGCCATGGCCCTCCCGGATCAGTTCCTCCACCAGGGGCACGGCCGGATCGTCATCCGTGGCCGTGGCGAAAACCACGATCAGGCCCGGATAGTCCTGGCGCACCAGGGTGGCCAGGGCCTCGCGCACCCCGGGGGCGTCTCCGGTCACGGGCACCACCAGGGCCGCCCGGGGAAACACGGCCGGACGCGGTCCCGGCCCGGGGACGCCGCGCACATGGTTGCGCCCAAGCGCGACGAGGGTCGCCAGTGCGGCCAGGATCAGGGCCATGACGCCGACAAAACACGCGGTCACGGCGGGGCTATCCGTTGGGCGGAGGGGGCGTGGCCCGCTCCGGGCTCAGAGGGGGGTCGGGCAGGGGATGGGCGTCCGCGTCCGGCGGGGGAGGGATGCGCTGGGCGTGCAGGGGAAGCTTCTTGCCGCCGACGGTGGTCAATACGCCGCTGATCTCCCGGCCGCCTGCGATCTCGCCCTCAAAGACGTGGCCCGCGCCGTGCAGCACGTACATCTTGTCCCCGAAAACCGCCCCGGCCACATGGTAGATATCCTTCTGGCCGCCGAGCCCGGTGACCGTGACCAGCCCGGTGAGCATCTGGCCGTCCTGCTCCATGCGGGCCACGATGCTCGAACCGTACAGGCTGCCCGACCACCATCCGGCCACCCCGGATTCCTGGGCCGGGGCCGATACGGCCGAGGCCGAGACCGCCAAAAGAAGGCACAGCAACAGGGGGATTTTCACTTCGAACCTCGCTCGCCCGCCCGGGCCGGGCAGGCAGCCAGAAGCCTTTCGAACAGGAGATGATGAGCCCGGACCATGGCCCCCAGAGAATAGTCCGCCACGGCGCGGGCCCGGCCCGTGCGGCCCAGGCGGTCCCGCTGGGCGTCGTCCTGCAAAAGGGTGAGCATGGCCTGGGCCAGGGCCGCCGGATCGCCGGGGGGGCCAGGAGGCCGCACCACCCGTCATTCGCGTCAGGCGCGTCAGGCGCGTCAGGCGCGTCAGGCGCACCGGGCGCACCGGGCGCGTCGGGAACCGGCCCGGAGACGGGTCCGGCCCGGCCCGAAAGCATCTCGCCCGAAAGCACCTCGGGGATGGCACCCACGGCCGTGGCCGCCACGGCCACGCCCATGGACATAGCCTCCAGGATCACGTTGGGCAAGCCCTCGCGCCGGGAGCTTAAAACCACGACCCTGGCCTGTTGGTAAAAGGGCCTCGGGTCGGCCCCGCCGGGATAGGAACGGATGCGGCCCTTGAAGGGATGGCGGGCGATGAGCCGGGCCACCCCGGCCGCAAGAGGGCCGTCTCCAACCAGCCACAGCTCGGCCCGATCATGCTCCCGGGCCACGATCTCGAAGGCCTGAAGCAGCGTCTCGTGGTCCTTGTCTTCCGACAGCCGGGCCACGCACAGGATCACGTCGCGCACCGGGCGCATATCCTCCGGGGGCGGGACGAAATGGTCCGTGTCCACGCCGTTGGGAATGACCGTGACCCGATCGGACGCCTGCCCCAGGCCGTCGACCAGGATGTCGCGCAGGGGGCGGGAGTTGCAGATGTGGTGGTGGGCCAGGCGGCGCAGGAACCGTTCGTGCTGCCGGGCGATGGCCCCGCCGCCCCGGCAGGTGCCGACGACCACCGGAAGGCCCTTGAGCCTTCCAAATATCCGGCCCCAGATGTTGGGCACGGCGGTCAGGGGCACGAGGATGTCCGGGGGCGTTTGGCCAAGCCGCCGCCACAGGCCGCGCAGGGCGTCCGGGCCCACCGTGGGGCGTTGCGACAGCCAGACCAACGGGATGCCGCTGGCCTCGGCCTTCGCAGCGAAATCGCGCCCCGGGGCCAACATCCACATCTCCACCGCAAACCGGGCCGGATCAAGCCCCCGGGCCAGTTCCAGGGCCTGGCGCTGGGTGCCGCCGAAAAGCAGATCCTGGAGCAAGAAAACCACCCGGGCCGGACCATGTACGGCGGCCGCCCCGGGCGTGATCGTCGTGGCGGGGTGGGCCATCAATATCCCATGAGCCCGCAGCAGCGGGTGCAGGCGGGCATGAGTCCCTCGGAAAAAAGGCTGCCCCGGAAGCGGCGGTAGGGCTCGCTATTCCACAGC
Above is a genomic segment from Desulfolutivibrio sulfodismutans DSM 3696 containing:
- a CDS encoding bifunctional diguanylate cyclase/phosphodiesterase is translated as MTHDTTRPDPDDAELLARRLSHLEAVYNSTLDALSKAAALGDFHIGLTTVDSPVPILEETERKARGLVRLTAVAFHLVDEATGQFYPALQSPPQAADTMAALMDTLVEDRSIAWCLSRKKPVIKATGGHRLILHPMATTARIRGFFLGMLDQEPSSIPETTLAFLSIVMQYAAGALESFELYRLIRATNRTLEHKVEELTAARASLEAEVAERKEVERKLARSRDFHLTLFERFPVMIWRCSALGEHDYFNKTWLTFFGRPLEEELGRGFLRSIHPEDLKQAEAVFTAACTDRSAFEREFRIKTAAGEYRWISDHGRPFYDLDGEFGGYIGAASDITDRKRMETELRYQALHDPLTNLPNRSLLMDRISRAQERAQRHPESRFALVFIDLDRFKVINDSLGHLVGDKLLASCGARLGEAVRGLDTLARFGGDEFIVLLEEIASLGEAIKIVKRIRDRLKFPFVIEDKELWVTASFGIVLGGPRPMRAEELLRNANIAMYDAKKLGRNRFKVFSDKMLAAAMSWMNLENELRTGLVNEEFHLLYQPIVDAVDYRLLGFEALLRWRHPSRGVLGPSEFIHIAEESGQIVEIGHQALRLACQTMAAWREQLAPARDLTMSVNLSCKQFRQSDMAERILEALTESGLPPSRLKLEITESAIMENAKNALTVLNKLKASGILIAIDDFGTGYSSLSYLQTFPVDVLKIDRMFISGIGRNKEASDIVQSVVALAKSLGLHVVAEGVEEEGQAEALKVLRCDSIQGFYFFPPLPEAEALALMRRLDGDARGFARLIPSG
- a CDS encoding glycosyltransferase; translation: MTACFVGVMALILAALATLVALGRNHVRGVPGPGPRPAVFPRAALVVPVTGDAPGVREALATLVRQDYPGLIVVFATATDDDPAVPLVEELIREGHGRVFRVAAGLATRCGQKNHNLLAGVAFLQGLGQRPDIYLFGDSTHLARPDFAATLAAPLVRGETALASGFHRVEPLSDAPGVVGMFATCLALHMLQSIRAVTQPWGGAMALTRQAFERFGVAGLWAESIVDDCSMAAMLRKKGVVCHPVAGAAVLATPLAAMSLSRWSDWLTRQLLYLKFCMPGTWLAAIPAALALSLVPVAAGVILLAGLVGFFPVGLTLASAVFLAGLAGVGLFFRSLSPRPLPRGAFLAGFAMVFPMIGWCMGRTLLTRTMVWRDIAYEVSFSGRVRRIIRKG
- a CDS encoding glycosyltransferase, which codes for MAHPATTITPGAAAVHGPARVVFLLQDLLFGGTQRQALELARGLDPARFAVEMWMLAPGRDFAAKAEASGIPLVWLSQRPTVGPDALRGLWRRLGQTPPDILVPLTAVPNIWGRIFGRLKGLPVVVGTCRGGGAIARQHERFLRRLAHHHICNSRPLRDILVDGLGQASDRVTVIPNGVDTDHFVPPPEDMRPVRDVILCVARLSEDKDHETLLQAFEIVAREHDRAELWLVGDGPLAAGVARLIARHPFKGRIRSYPGGADPRPFYQQARVVVLSSRREGLPNVILEAMSMGVAVAATAVGAIPEVLSGEMLSGRAGPVSGPVPDAPGAPGAPDAPDAPDAPDANDGWCGLLAPPAIRRPWPRPCSPFCRTTPSGTAWAARAGPAPWRTILWGPWSGLIISCSKGFWLPARPGRASEVRSENPPVAVPSFGGLGLGRIGPGPGIRGGRMVVGQPVRFEHRGPHGAGRPDAHRAGHGHRARRPEGYLPCGRGGFRGQDVRAARRGPRL